The DNA window GCTTTCCTTTGTTGGCTTATTGCATGGCGTGCTGGTTGGAAACGAGGTGGCGGTCCCGCTTGGTGGATGATTGGGATAATGGCGGTATTATCCATAGTTGCTTTCTCCATAGCATGGACGCCCTATCTGCATTGGCAAATCGATGGTTGGAAAAACGGTGTTACAGTTGCTGCTCGGTTGTTGGGATTAGTAGCAATTGGCGTTTGGTTTATGGCGAAACTTTCGCCGCCGGATCTTGCACAATTACTGGAACGGATGCTGCATCCCCTTGCCCGGCATTGGAAATCGATTCGCCACATACCGATGGCAATCACGATTGCATTAGCCTCCAGTGGCTGGATTCGTCAAGAAGCGGTGCGTATAAAATTGGCGATGAACGCGAGAAATGTACGCTGGGATGGAAAGTTGTCAACTCGTATCGATACTGTCAACCGATTGTTTTCGATGCTGCTCATTGCGGCGATGCGTCGAGCCGATGCGATGACTGTTGC is part of the bacterium genome and encodes:
- a CDS encoding energy-coupling factor transporter transmembrane protein EcfT; the encoded protein is AFLCWLIAWRAGWKRGGGPAWWMIGIMAVLSIVAFSIAWTPYLHWQIDGWKNGVTVAARLLGLVAIGVWFMAKLSPPDLAQLLERMLHPLARHWKSIRHIPMAITIALASSGWIRQEAVRIKLAMNARNVRWDGKLSTRIDTVNRLFSMLLIAAMRRADAMTVALYCRGWRDNTVPHRLAKNTGTDRMVIVSVWFFSVMIGIWDRWL